One part of the Prochlorococcus marinus str. MIT 9313 genome encodes these proteins:
- the purE gene encoding 5-(carboxyamino)imidazole ribonucleotide mutase: protein MALSSLFIVTSASLPVPLAAAESPPQVAVVMGSDSDLPTLQPAVTVLEEFGVKVEVRVLSAHRTPLEMVAFAKEAHQRGLKVIVAGAGGAAHLPGMVASLTTLPVIGVPVQSRALSGVDSLHSIVQMPGGIPVATVAIGGGLNAGLLAAQILAICDPQLAERLRAYRQDLHDAVVAKDARLLELGSEAYLGQM from the coding sequence ATGGCATTGTCGTCATTATTCATCGTGACCTCTGCTTCTCTGCCTGTGCCTTTGGCAGCTGCTGAATCGCCGCCGCAGGTGGCTGTGGTGATGGGTAGTGATTCTGATTTGCCAACCCTGCAACCGGCCGTCACCGTCTTAGAGGAGTTCGGTGTGAAGGTGGAGGTGCGTGTGCTTTCTGCGCACCGTACGCCCCTTGAGATGGTGGCCTTTGCAAAGGAAGCTCATCAGAGAGGTTTGAAGGTGATCGTGGCAGGTGCCGGCGGTGCTGCTCATTTGCCGGGCATGGTGGCGTCACTCACCACGCTGCCAGTGATTGGAGTACCTGTGCAGAGCAGGGCTCTTTCCGGGGTGGATTCCTTGCATTCGATTGTGCAGATGCCTGGGGGAATCCCTGTGGCAACAGTGGCGATTGGTGGAGGGCTTAATGCTGGCTTGCTGGCGGCTCAGATCCTGGCGATCTGTGATCCACAGCTTGCAGAGCGGTTGAGGGCCTACCGCCAGGATCTTCACGATGCTGTGGTAGCCAAGGATGCTCGCTTGTTGGAGCTTGGCAGTGAGGCTTATTTGGGGCAGATGTGA
- a CDS encoding N-acetylglucosamine-6-phosphate deacetylase — MTTMPWSRTSTAWPPPMHRITHIRLPEPLNKAVDTKLWWMAVDEHERVLSVQPMADGSAMDGESWQGDWLSPMGIDLQINGGLGLAFPELTAKDIPQLLKLLDRLWQDGVQAICPTVVSCGVAALRQSLTVLHAAREQHCPQRCELLGAHLEGPFLATARHGAHPLEHLCAPSLRALDERIRGFEQDISLMTLAPELPGSSEVIERLRTLGIVICLGHSNADGEASADAFSQGVGMLTHSFNAMPGLHHRAAGPVGEACMHGEIAMGLIADGVHVDPTMAVLLQRLAPQQLILVSDSLAPYGLKDGKYRWDERVLLVEKGTCRLEDGTLAGVTLPLLEGSRRLATWSGEPAAAIWAATMAPRQVMGNGRTLDELLVNQPLTDLLRWQWKPDTEELIWKHAA; from the coding sequence ATGACGACAATGCCATGGTCCCGCACTAGCACCGCCTGGCCACCTCCCATGCATCGGATCACCCACATCCGCCTGCCCGAACCTCTCAACAAAGCCGTGGACACCAAGCTGTGGTGGATGGCCGTAGATGAGCACGAGCGGGTGCTCAGTGTTCAACCCATGGCAGATGGCTCTGCCATGGACGGGGAGAGCTGGCAGGGCGACTGGCTCAGCCCCATGGGCATCGATCTACAAATCAATGGAGGGCTGGGATTGGCCTTCCCCGAGCTCACCGCCAAAGACATTCCCCAGCTCCTGAAGCTGCTCGACAGACTCTGGCAAGACGGTGTACAGGCAATCTGCCCCACGGTTGTGAGCTGCGGCGTAGCAGCCCTGCGTCAATCTTTAACGGTGCTGCATGCAGCCCGAGAACAACACTGCCCGCAACGCTGTGAACTACTAGGGGCCCACCTTGAAGGCCCTTTTCTGGCAACAGCACGCCACGGCGCCCATCCCCTGGAGCATCTCTGTGCTCCGAGCCTAAGGGCACTGGATGAACGCATTCGCGGCTTTGAGCAAGACATCAGTTTGATGACCCTGGCTCCAGAACTGCCCGGATCATCTGAAGTGATTGAACGACTAAGGACCCTAGGCATCGTGATATGCCTAGGGCACTCGAACGCAGATGGGGAAGCCTCTGCCGATGCCTTCTCCCAGGGAGTGGGAATGCTGACCCACTCCTTCAATGCCATGCCCGGTCTTCATCATCGTGCAGCTGGCCCGGTGGGGGAAGCCTGCATGCATGGAGAAATCGCTATGGGACTAATCGCCGATGGAGTTCATGTTGACCCCACCATGGCGGTGCTATTGCAAAGACTGGCACCACAACAGCTGATACTTGTGAGCGATAGTCTCGCTCCCTACGGCCTCAAAGATGGCAAATATCGCTGGGATGAAAGAGTTCTGCTGGTCGAAAAAGGAACCTGTCGTTTGGAAGATGGCACTCTGGCAGGAGTCACATTGCCGCTCCTGGAAGGGAGTCGACGTTTAGCCACTTGGAGTGGTGAACCTGCCGCGGCCATCTGGGCTGCCACCATGGCCCCTCGTCAGGTGATGGGCAATGGCCGCACACT